In the genome of Staphylococcus durrellii, one region contains:
- a CDS encoding catalase yields the protein MANNKKLTSLFGAPVSDRENSMTAGPRGPLLMQDWYFLEQMAHFDREVIPERRMHAKGSGAFGTFTVTNDITKYTNASIFSEVGKQTEMFARFSTVAGERGAADAERDIRGFALKFYTDEGNWDLVGNNTPVFFFRDPKLFASLNHAVKRDPRTNMRSAQNNWDFWTSLPEALHQVTILMTDRGIPKGFRNMHGFGSHTYSMYNDKGERVWVKFHHRTQQGIENLQPEEAAQTIAYDRESSQRDLFDSIENKDYPKWKMYIQVMTEEQARNHKDNPFDLTKVWYKGDYPLIEVGEFELNRNPDNYFQDVEQVAFAPTNIVPGIDFSPDKMLQGRLFSYGDAQRYRLGVNHWQIPVNQPRGVGVENICPFSRDGQMRILDNNQGGGTHYYPNSEGAYESQPEYKKPGLEIEGEAYEYDFRQDDDNYFEQPGKLFRLQSKEQQERIFENTANEMQGTTLQVQHRHIRHCYKADENYGRGVAKALGIDINDVDLKVAD from the coding sequence ATGGCTAATAATAAAAAATTAACAAGTCTTTTTGGAGCTCCGGTATCAGATAGAGAAAATTCGATGACAGCAGGTCCTCGTGGTCCATTATTAATGCAAGATTGGTACTTTTTAGAACAAATGGCTCATTTTGATAGAGAAGTTATACCAGAAAGACGTATGCATGCAAAAGGCTCAGGTGCGTTTGGTACTTTTACTGTCACAAATGACATTACTAAATATACAAATGCAAGTATTTTTTCAGAAGTAGGTAAACAGACTGAAATGTTTGCACGTTTTTCTACCGTAGCAGGTGAACGTGGGGCTGCTGATGCGGAACGTGATATAAGAGGTTTTGCTTTAAAATTTTATACAGATGAAGGCAACTGGGATTTAGTAGGTAATAATACACCCGTTTTCTTCTTTAGAGACCCTAAATTATTTGCGAGTCTAAATCATGCAGTAAAAAGAGATCCAAGAACTAACATGCGAAGTGCTCAAAATAATTGGGATTTTTGGACTTCATTACCTGAAGCATTACATCAAGTAACTATCTTAATGACAGATAGGGGGATTCCAAAAGGTTTCCGTAATATGCACGGGTTTGGGTCACATACGTATTCAATGTATAATGACAAAGGGGAACGTGTTTGGGTGAAATTCCATCATAGAACGCAACAAGGCATTGAAAATTTACAACCTGAGGAAGCTGCTCAAACGATTGCATACGACAGAGAATCATCGCAAAGAGATTTATTTGATTCGATTGAGAACAAAGATTATCCGAAATGGAAAATGTATATTCAAGTTATGACTGAAGAACAAGCGCGCAATCATAAAGATAATCCTTTTGATTTAACTAAAGTATGGTATAAAGGAGATTATCCTTTAATAGAAGTTGGTGAATTCGAATTAAATCGAAATCCTGACAACTATTTCCAAGACGTAGAACAAGTGGCATTTGCACCAACGAATATTGTGCCAGGTATTGATTTTTCACCTGACAAGATGTTACAAGGGCGTCTTTTCTCTTATGGAGACGCTCAGCGTTACAGATTAGGTGTTAACCATTGGCAAATTCCAGTTAACCAACCTCGAGGTGTAGGAGTTGAAAATATTTGCCCGTTTAGTAGAGATGGTCAAATGAGAATTTTAGATAATAACCAAGGTGGCGGAACTCATTATTATCCAAATAGCGAAGGTGCTTATGAAAGTCAACCTGAATATAAAAAACCAGGCCTTGAAATAGAAGGTGAAGCATATGAATATGATTTTAGACAAGATGATGATAATTACTTTGAACAACCTGGGAAATTATTTAGATTGCAATCGAAAGAACAACAAGAGCGTATTTTTGAAAATACTGCAAATGAAATGCAAGGTACTACTTTACAAGTACAACATAGACATATTCGTCATTGCTACAAAGCAGATGAAAACTATGGTAGAGGTGTAGCCAAAGCATTAGGAATAGATATAAACGACGTAGACTTAAAAGTTGCTGATTAA
- a CDS encoding amino acid permease gives MAQNKLSRGLSSRHISMIAIGGAIGTGLFVATGSVISQAGPGGAILAYLIIGIMLYFLMSSIGELATIYPVSGSFSSYSARFIDSSLGFTVGWLYWIIWVMVASVDIIIASSVLNYWEVFHFFSSITWSIIFLVILFLLNIFSVKAFGEAEFWLSLIKVLTIIIFIIVGILTIVGILGGKTYGISNYSIGEAPFVGGISGFLGVLLIAGFSVGGTEVVAVTAGESNNPHRSMPKAIKQVFWRILLFYVLSIAVIAAIIPYTDPLLLNKSESANQSPFTIVFDRVGIAFAASVINAVILTSLLSAANSGLYTSSRMLFAMGQDKQAPKFLSSLNKGTKLPVPAILTTFVIVFAIILLAQIQSNIVFTLLNIIGSLVIFVWGSSILAQIRLRGAIKKQNKNPDEVLPYKAPFYPVGPIIVIVALLFLFLGNTIGAIIAGDIASLFRNIIPVIILAIVYLVHKFVFKTKVVKLEDIDLTNKY, from the coding sequence ATGGCACAAAATAAATTAAGTCGCGGCCTTAGTTCAAGGCATATTTCAATGATAGCTATTGGTGGTGCGATTGGGACTGGCCTGTTTGTAGCAACAGGCAGTGTCATTTCTCAAGCTGGACCAGGCGGCGCCATACTTGCTTATTTAATTATCGGAATAATGTTATATTTTTTAATGTCATCTATCGGGGAATTAGCTACAATTTATCCAGTTTCAGGATCATTTAGTTCATATTCTGCACGTTTTATTGATAGTTCATTAGGATTTACCGTTGGATGGTTATATTGGATCATTTGGGTTATGGTTGCTAGTGTAGATATCATTATAGCTTCAAGCGTTTTAAATTATTGGGAAGTTTTTCATTTCTTTTCATCAATAACATGGAGCATTATATTTTTAGTAATTTTATTTTTACTGAATATATTCTCTGTGAAAGCTTTTGGTGAAGCCGAATTTTGGTTATCTTTAATTAAAGTTCTTACTATTATAATATTTATTATAGTCGGAATTTTAACTATTGTAGGTATACTTGGTGGTAAAACATATGGTATATCTAATTATTCTATCGGGGAAGCACCATTTGTCGGTGGCATTTCAGGATTTTTAGGCGTATTATTAATCGCTGGTTTTTCCGTTGGTGGTACAGAAGTGGTTGCAGTGACCGCCGGAGAATCTAATAATCCACATCGCTCTATGCCTAAAGCAATTAAACAAGTATTTTGGAGAATATTATTATTCTATGTATTATCGATTGCAGTTATTGCAGCAATCATTCCATATACAGACCCATTGTTATTAAATAAGAGTGAGTCCGCAAACCAAAGCCCATTCACTATTGTGTTCGACCGTGTAGGTATTGCATTTGCAGCTTCGGTAATTAATGCGGTTATTTTAACATCATTATTATCAGCAGCTAACTCTGGACTTTATACTTCAAGTCGTATGTTATTCGCAATGGGACAAGATAAACAAGCACCTAAATTTTTATCAAGTTTAAATAAAGGTACAAAATTGCCTGTACCTGCAATTTTAACAACATTTGTTATAGTCTTTGCGATTATCTTGTTGGCTCAAATACAGTCAAATATCGTATTCACATTATTAAACATTATAGGATCTTTAGTTATTTTTGTTTGGGGTTCAAGTATTTTAGCACAAATTAGATTACGAGGCGCAATTAAGAAACAAAATAAAAATCCAGATGAAGTGTTACCTTATAAGGCACCTTTTTATCCTGTAGGACCTATCATTGTAATAGTGGCTTTATTGTTTTTATTTTTAGGTAATACTATTGGAGCAATAATTGCAGGTGATATTGCTAGCTTATTTAGGAATATTATTCCGGTCATTATATTAGCTATTGTTTACCTTGTTCATAAGTTTGTTTTTAAAACTAAAGTTGTTAAATTAGAAGATATCGATTTAACTAATAAATATTAA
- a CDS encoding Cof-type HAD-IIB family hydrolase, producing MNNYKLIVMDMDDTLMNHENEVSEETKNYLIRIQEEGYKVVLASGRPTEGMLPTARLLNLDKNQSYAISYNGGKTVNVATEEVEVNRPVTKENFDLIVDYCRRNEFFVLTYHNGHIIYEGEHEYMNIESELTGLPMKKVDDLKSYIQEDVPKVMGVDYVANIVKALDSLNGYFNEEIDVTTSKPYFLEFMATGVSKGNAITLLCNKLNIELSQVIAFGDSPNDISMLEIVGRSYAMDNASDRVKAVADKVTLSNANNGIPYALKDIL from the coding sequence ATGAATAACTATAAATTGATAGTAATGGATATGGACGATACGCTAATGAATCATGAGAATGAGGTAAGTGAAGAAACTAAAAATTACTTGATCCGCATTCAAGAAGAGGGCTATAAGGTTGTCTTAGCTTCCGGTAGACCTACTGAAGGTATGTTACCAACTGCTCGTCTACTAAATCTAGATAAAAACCAGAGTTATGCTATCAGTTACAATGGTGGTAAAACGGTAAACGTTGCTACTGAAGAAGTAGAAGTTAATAGACCAGTAACTAAAGAAAATTTTGATCTAATTGTAGATTATTGTCGCAGAAACGAATTTTTCGTCCTGACTTATCATAATGGACATATTATTTATGAAGGCGAACATGAGTATATGAACATTGAATCGGAGTTAACCGGCTTACCGATGAAAAAAGTAGATGACCTTAAATCATATATTCAAGAAGATGTTCCAAAAGTGATGGGGGTAGATTATGTCGCTAACATTGTTAAAGCATTGGACTCATTAAATGGTTACTTTAATGAAGAAATAGATGTTACTACAAGTAAACCTTATTTCCTTGAATTTATGGCTACAGGAGTTTCGAAAGGGAATGCTATAACTTTATTATGCAATAAATTAAATATTGAGTTATCACAAGTCATTGCTTTTGGAGACAGCCCTAACGATATTTCTATGCTTGAAATAGTAGGTCGCTCATATGCAATGGATAATGCGAGTGATAGAGTAAAAGCTGTTGCTGACAAAGTAACATTAAGTAATGCTAACAATGGTATTCCTTATGCCTTGAAAGATATATTATAA
- the thrB gene encoding homoserine kinase, with amino-acid sequence MKHVLNLKVPASTANLGVGFDSIGMALNKFLYLEVKINDKSHWRFNHIGPNVDDLPTDETHYIYHIAQQVAAKYDVILPNLDIEMRSEIPLARGLGSSASALVGALYIANYFGDIELSKYELLQLATEFEGHPDNVAPTIYGGLVLGYYNADSNVTDVSYIDTPKVDVIVTIPPYKLKTEDSRNVLPDTFSYKKAVQNSAISNTMISALIQHNYALAGKMMEQDGFHEPFRQFLIPEFEKVKAIAKTHQAYATVISGAGPTIMTLISREQSGELVRELKKQFHDCKSELLSINESGVIAEEVYQKH; translated from the coding sequence ATGAAACATGTATTAAATTTAAAAGTACCGGCATCTACAGCTAACTTAGGTGTCGGTTTTGATTCTATTGGAATGGCCTTAAATAAATTTTTATATTTAGAAGTTAAAATCAATGATAAATCTCATTGGCGCTTCAATCATATTGGACCTAATGTTGATGATTTACCAACAGACGAAACACACTATATTTATCACATTGCACAGCAAGTTGCGGCTAAATATGACGTTATTTTACCTAATCTAGACATTGAAATGAGAAGTGAAATCCCATTAGCTAGAGGTTTAGGCTCATCTGCATCAGCTTTAGTAGGAGCATTATACATAGCAAATTATTTTGGAGACATTGAATTATCTAAATATGAGTTATTACAACTAGCTACCGAGTTTGAAGGACATCCAGATAATGTGGCACCAACTATTTATGGCGGATTAGTCTTAGGATATTATAATGCTGATTCCAACGTTACTGATGTATCATATATTGACACTCCAAAGGTTGATGTTATTGTAACAATTCCTCCATATAAATTGAAAACTGAGGATTCACGCAATGTACTTCCAGATACCTTCTCATATAAAAAAGCAGTTCAAAATAGTGCGATTAGTAATACTATGATAAGTGCGCTTATCCAACACAATTACGCATTAGCTGGAAAAATGATGGAACAAGACGGTTTTCATGAACCATTTAGACAATTTTTAATTCCAGAGTTTGAAAAAGTGAAAGCAATTGCTAAAACTCACCAAGCATATGCGACGGTAATTAGTGGCGCTGGACCAACCATTATGACATTAATAAGTCGCGAACAAAGCGGCGAATTAGTGAGGGAATTAAAAAAGCAATTTCATGATTGTAAGTCAGAACTTTTATCAATAAATGAGTCAGGGGTTATTGCCGAAGAGGTATACCAAAAACATTAA
- the thrC gene encoding threonine synthase, translated as MKRWQGLVEEFKSYLPVSEDTPKITLNEGQTPLVHCQNLSDMLDIELYVKYEGANPTGSFKDRGMVMAMAKAKEEGKKIVICASTGNTSASAAAYAARAGLKAIVVIPEGKIALGKLSQAVMYGAEIVSIEGNFDEALEIVKEVAENGEIALVNSVNPYRIEGQKTGAFEVVHQLDGVAPDILAIPVGNAGNITAYWKGFKEFHDQLDTQLPNMYGFQAEGASPIVQNKIVKNPDTVATAIRIGNPASWKKATSAINESNGLIDSVTDEEILEAYKLMASKEGIFSEPASNASIAGLIKLHRANKLPKGKKVVAVLTGNGLKDPDTAISLLDDPIQPLPNDRESILKYIKGAL; from the coding sequence ATGAAAAGATGGCAAGGTTTAGTAGAAGAGTTTAAATCGTATTTACCTGTAAGTGAGGACACTCCTAAAATTACATTAAATGAGGGGCAAACACCTTTAGTGCACTGTCAAAACTTGTCAGATATGTTGGATATTGAGTTATATGTTAAATATGAGGGGGCAAATCCTACCGGCTCATTTAAAGATAGAGGAATGGTAATGGCAATGGCTAAAGCCAAAGAAGAAGGCAAAAAAATTGTTATCTGTGCTTCTACCGGTAATACATCTGCATCAGCGGCTGCTTATGCTGCTAGAGCAGGACTTAAAGCCATTGTAGTCATTCCTGAAGGAAAAATAGCATTGGGGAAATTATCGCAAGCCGTTATGTATGGTGCTGAAATAGTTTCAATCGAAGGTAATTTTGATGAAGCTTTAGAAATCGTTAAAGAAGTTGCTGAAAATGGTGAAATCGCATTAGTAAATTCAGTTAACCCATATCGTATTGAAGGGCAAAAAACAGGTGCTTTCGAAGTTGTACATCAATTAGATGGTGTAGCACCAGATATTTTAGCGATACCCGTGGGTAACGCTGGTAATATTACTGCTTATTGGAAAGGTTTCAAGGAGTTTCATGACCAATTAGATACACAATTGCCTAATATGTATGGTTTCCAAGCTGAAGGCGCCTCTCCAATTGTACAGAATAAAATAGTGAAAAATCCTGATACTGTAGCAACAGCTATTCGCATTGGGAATCCAGCTAGTTGGAAAAAAGCTACAAGCGCAATTAATGAATCAAACGGTCTAATCGATAGTGTTACGGATGAAGAAATTTTAGAAGCATATAAATTAATGGCTTCTAAAGAAGGTATATTTAGCGAACCTGCAAGTAATGCTTCAATTGCTGGTTTAATAAAATTACATAGAGCTAATAAATTACCTAAAGGAAAAAAAGTTGTGGCTGTATTAACAGGAAATGGCTTAAAAGATCCTGATACAGCTATATCGTTATTAGATGATCCAATCCAACCACTACCAAATGATAGAGAAAGTATTTTGAAGTATATTAAAGGAGCACTTTAA
- a CDS encoding homoserine dehydrogenase encodes MKELNVALLGLGTVGSGVVKIIEENRQQIIETINKEINIKHILVNDITKKRPINVSKYHLTEDVNDILEDESIDIVVEVMGGIEPTVDWLKSALSQKKHVITANKDLLAVHLNVLEDLAQSNSVALKYEASVAGGIPIVNAINNGLNANNISKFMGILNGTSNFILSKMTREQTSFTDALDEAQRLGFAEADPTDDVEGIDAARKVVITSYLSFNQVINLTDVERKGISDVTLEDIQIADDLGYKIKLVGKGTYEKGKVNASVAPTLISKEHQLSAVEDEYNAIYVIGDAVGETMFYGKGAGSLATGSAVVSDLLNVALQFEYDLHTLPPHFELKTEETKEMMDDEDTVTIKEKSNFYIVINTNSEDINKIESDIKQALPLHKNLEVTKRNNDTISVVILGIDESPEQLIANEGFDVNKVYPVEGV; translated from the coding sequence ATGAAGGAATTGAACGTAGCATTACTTGGTTTAGGTACTGTGGGATCAGGTGTTGTAAAAATTATTGAAGAGAATAGACAACAAATCATTGAAACAATTAATAAAGAAATTAATATAAAACACATTTTAGTAAATGATATTACTAAAAAGAGACCCATTAACGTTAGCAAATATCATTTAACTGAAGATGTAAATGACATATTAGAGGACGAATCTATCGATATTGTAGTCGAGGTTATGGGAGGCATTGAGCCAACAGTCGATTGGTTGAAGAGTGCTTTAAGCCAAAAAAAACATGTTATTACTGCAAATAAAGACTTACTTGCTGTTCATTTAAATGTTCTTGAAGATCTAGCTCAAAGCAATAGTGTTGCATTGAAATATGAAGCAAGTGTTGCGGGAGGCATTCCAATTGTTAACGCTATAAATAATGGTTTAAATGCTAATAATATTAGTAAATTTATGGGGATTTTAAATGGTACGTCTAACTTCATATTAAGTAAAATGACGCGCGAACAAACTTCATTTACAGATGCATTAGATGAAGCGCAACGTTTAGGTTTTGCCGAAGCAGATCCGACTGATGACGTTGAAGGTATTGATGCCGCTAGAAAAGTAGTTATTACTTCTTACTTATCATTTAACCAAGTTATTAATTTAACTGACGTTGAACGTAAAGGAATTAGTGATGTTACATTAGAAGATATTCAAATTGCCGATGATTTAGGTTACAAAATTAAATTAGTAGGTAAAGGCACATATGAAAAAGGTAAAGTGAATGCATCCGTAGCACCTACTTTAATTAGTAAAGAACATCAATTGTCAGCGGTTGAAGATGAATATAATGCGATTTATGTGATAGGTGATGCTGTAGGAGAAACAATGTTCTATGGTAAAGGTGCCGGCAGCTTAGCTACAGGAAGTGCGGTTGTAAGTGACTTATTAAATGTTGCTTTGCAATTTGAATATGATTTACACACGCTGCCACCTCATTTCGAATTAAAAACTGAAGAAACAAAAGAAATGATGGATGATGAAGATACTGTCACTATTAAAGAAAAATCAAACTTCTATATTGTTATAAATACAAATAGTGAAGATATAAATAAAATAGAGTCTGATATCAAACAGGCACTACCTCTGCATAAAAACCTAGAAGTAACTAAAAGAAATAACGATACTATTAGTGTCGTAATATTAGGTATTGATGAGTCACCTGAGCAATTAATAGCTAATGAAGGTTTTGACGTAAATAAAGTATATCCAGTAGAAGGAGTTTAA
- a CDS encoding aspartate kinase, which translates to MKVAKFGGSSVSNAEQIKKVLQIVNSDADRKITIVSAPGKRHKSDVKTTDLLIRLYEKVIGNLNYSSKKEEIVQRYADIVDELQMDEHILKSIDETLERYITTLKNKPPRLLDALLSCGEDFNARIIAEYNNSQGIPTRYVSPGEAGITVSDLPQNAQILDQSYEALFNLRNYKEKLIIPGFFGISRQNYVVTFPRGGSDITGAIVARGVRADLYENFTDVSGIFRANPMIVKQPQVIDEITYREMRELSYAGFGVFHDEALQPLHKDRIPVLIKNTNKPHELGTYIRHDREINTNNVVSGISCDKGFTVINIKKYLMNRQVGFTRKVLGVLEDYNISFDHMPSGIDSISIIMRSKEIENKEEQVLSDIRKHCDVDELSIEHDLAILMIVGEGMHRIIGTASRITHALAESKINLRMMNQGASEISIMFGIDVNDAEKAVKATYEYCYNGKCILS; encoded by the coding sequence ATGAAAGTAGCTAAATTCGGTGGAAGTTCTGTTTCTAATGCAGAACAAATAAAAAAAGTATTACAGATTGTCAATTCTGATGCTGACAGAAAGATAACAATTGTATCTGCTCCAGGTAAAAGACATAAATCAGATGTTAAAACGACTGATTTATTAATTAGGTTATATGAAAAAGTAATTGGTAACTTGAACTATTCTTCAAAAAAGGAGGAAATCGTTCAACGTTATGCAGATATTGTTGATGAACTTCAAATGGATGAGCATATTTTAAAATCTATCGATGAAACTTTAGAGCGATATATTACTACATTGAAAAATAAACCTCCTCGTTTACTAGATGCACTGCTTTCTTGTGGTGAAGATTTTAATGCACGAATCATAGCTGAATACAATAATAGTCAAGGCATACCTACCCGTTATGTCTCACCTGGCGAAGCTGGTATTACAGTAAGTGATTTACCACAAAATGCACAAATATTAGATCAATCCTACGAAGCATTGTTCAACTTACGTAATTATAAAGAAAAATTAATCATCCCGGGCTTCTTTGGTATATCAAGACAAAATTACGTCGTTACATTCCCTAGAGGGGGATCAGATATTACTGGAGCAATTGTTGCAAGAGGTGTAAGAGCTGATTTATATGAAAACTTTACAGATGTTTCAGGTATTTTCAGAGCTAACCCTATGATCGTAAAACAACCACAAGTTATCGATGAAATAACTTATCGTGAAATGCGAGAACTATCTTATGCAGGATTTGGTGTTTTTCATGATGAGGCTTTACAACCATTACATAAAGACCGTATTCCTGTGTTAATAAAAAACACAAACAAACCGCATGAATTAGGTACATACATACGTCACGATAGAGAAATTAATACTAACAATGTTGTAAGTGGTATTAGCTGTGATAAAGGATTCACAGTTATAAACATCAAGAAATATTTAATGAATAGACAAGTTGGCTTTACGCGTAAAGTTTTAGGCGTGTTAGAAGATTATAATATTTCTTTTGATCATATGCCATCAGGTATTGATAGTATTAGTATCATTATGCGTTCCAAAGAAATTGAAAACAAAGAAGAACAAGTATTAAGTGACATTAGAAAACATTGTGACGTAGATGAATTAAGTATCGAACACGATTTAGCTATTTTAATGATTGTTGGTGAAGGCATGCATCGTATTATTGGTACTGCTAGCCGCATTACACATGCCTTAGCAGAATCAAAGATTAACCTTAGAATGATGAATCAAGGTGCTTCAGAAATATCTATAATGTTCGGCATCGATGTGAACGATGCTGAAAAAGCAGTAAAAGCTACTTATGAGTATTGTTATAACGGGAAATGTATCCTCTCATAA
- a CDS encoding sugar phosphate isomerase family produces MRASDKVLQERISAIVDNDIIAFDNHPVSYRVIDTLYSNNTKIALISYSTDIIHYAAKNTNFNIIIPTGQVNSTFHVVIGETVCDTFKKYHIKQYFMSAPYRLNRELFQTYEEVAQIQQTLFKRTESIYLMNYPEIITSYDEDQYYKVGEMS; encoded by the coding sequence ATGCGTGCTTCTGATAAAGTATTACAAGAGAGAATATCCGCAATAGTCGACAATGATATTATTGCATTTGATAATCATCCTGTGTCTTATAGAGTTATAGATACTTTGTATAGTAACAATACAAAAATTGCTCTAATAAGTTACTCAACAGATATCATACATTATGCTGCTAAAAACACTAATTTTAATATTATTATACCTACAGGTCAGGTGAATAGTACTTTTCATGTAGTTATAGGTGAAACTGTGTGTGACACTTTTAAAAAATATCACATCAAACAATATTTTATGTCAGCACCCTATCGGCTCAATAGAGAATTATTTCAAACTTATGAGGAGGTAGCACAAATACAACAAACATTATTTAAAAGAACGGAATCCATATATTTGATGAATTATCCCGAAATCATTACTTCATATGATGAAGATCAATATTATAAAGTCGGAGAAATGTCATAA
- the nucI gene encoding thermonuclease NucI — MKSSKQMTLLICCVVVVGVLTFQYINHAGPFANNDNKTTENGLKNASKVHVERVVDGDTFIAKDSNNKEIKVRLIGIDTPETVKPNTPVQPYGKAASNFTKEHLTNKDVYLEYDKEPKDRYSRTLAYVWLDKKTMLNELLVKKGLAREKYFAPNGKYRDVFKKGQAEAQSKHLNIWNSNN, encoded by the coding sequence ATGAAATCATCAAAGCAAATGACCTTATTAATTTGTTGCGTTGTCGTAGTTGGTGTGTTGACTTTTCAATATATAAATCATGCAGGACCATTCGCCAATAATGACAATAAAACCACTGAAAACGGGCTTAAAAACGCAAGTAAAGTCCATGTAGAAAGAGTAGTAGATGGAGACACTTTTATTGCAAAAGATAGTAATAATAAAGAAATTAAAGTTAGACTTATTGGTATAGATACACCTGAAACAGTTAAGCCAAATACGCCTGTACAACCATATGGTAAAGCTGCTTCAAATTTCACTAAAGAACATTTAACAAACAAAGATGTATATTTGGAATATGATAAAGAACCAAAGGATAGATATAGTCGTACGTTAGCATACGTATGGTTAGATAAAAAGACGATGTTGAACGAACTATTAGTGAAAAAAGGACTAGCTAGAGAAAAATATTTTGCCCCAAATGGTAAATATCGTGATGTTTTTAAAAAGGGTCAAGCAGAGGCTCAATCCAAACACTTAAATATTTGGAATAGCAATAATTAA
- a CDS encoding DUF4231 domain-containing protein, with protein MKSDSELEFNYIEDRLDKQINYYYIQSNHAKHSDNIFKTIQIISAASATVLTTNSFMYNSIILSTSCTIICLFLVVSQSINAYKKYNENYIRFKITCEALKREKYLYLERVEPYNKTNALKLLVLSSESIIIEENRDWKTIQKEFEDLDNLLSSNATKILN; from the coding sequence TTGAAATCGGATTCGGAATTGGAATTTAACTATATTGAAGATAGACTTGATAAACAAATAAACTATTATTATATCCAAAGTAACCATGCAAAACATAGCGATAATATTTTTAAAACTATTCAAATTATCTCAGCTGCCAGTGCTACAGTTTTAACTACTAATTCTTTTATGTATAATTCTATTATATTATCAACTTCTTGTACTATTATTTGTTTATTTTTAGTTGTTTCACAATCGATTAATGCCTACAAAAAGTATAATGAGAATTACATTCGATTTAAAATCACTTGCGAAGCATTAAAACGGGAGAAGTATTTATATTTAGAAAGAGTAGAACCTTATAATAAAACAAATGCGTTAAAGTTACTTGTGTTAAGTAGTGAGAGTATAATCATAGAAGAAAATAGAGACTGGAAAACGATTCAAAAAGAATTCGAAGATTTGGATAATTTATTATCGTCAAATGCAACTAAAATTCTAAATTAA